A genome region from Sesamum indicum cultivar Zhongzhi No. 13 unplaced genomic scaffold, S_indicum_v1.0 scaffold00448, whole genome shotgun sequence includes the following:
- the LOC105180243 gene encoding oil body-associated protein 2A-like encodes MATTEETTGKTGGGKPMSVEQHMLDKGAQMLQSLKPIKHMNQHVCTFALYSHDMTRQIETHHYVTRLNQDFLQCAVYDSDDSTARLIGVEYIISGGIFESLSPEEQKLWHSHAHEIKSGLWVNPRVPEMVVRPELENLAKTYGKFWCTWQTDRGDKLPMGPPALMMSPQELDLGIVKLDLVKKRDDKYNISTDSLKAARAELAVPEPERINPEADYWKQNGKGFAIEVESTEMKKIAAFP; translated from the exons ATGGCTACAACCGAGGAAACGACGGGTAAGACCGGCGGGGGGAAGCCGATGAGCGTGGAGCAGCACATGCTGGACAAAGGGGCTCAGATGCTGCAATCTTTGAAGCCCATCAAGCACATGAACCAGCACGTCTGCACTTTCGCTCTCTACAGCCATGACATGACTCGCCAAATCGAGACTCACCATTACGTCACCCGCCTCAACCAGGACTTCCTCCAGTGCGCCGTTTACGACTCCGACGACTCCACCGCCCGCCTCATCG GTGTGGAGTATATTATATCTGGTGGAATATTTGAGAGCTTATCTCCAGAAGAACAGAAACTATGGCACTCCCATGCACATGAGATAAAATCAGGACTTTGGGTGAATCCCCGGGTTCCAGAAATGGTAGTCAGGCCCGAACTTGAAAATCTTGCCAAGACCTACGGCAAGTTCTGGTGCACCTGGCAGACTGACAGAGGTGATAAGCTTCCGATGGGTCCGCCGGCGCTGATGATGTCGCCCCAAGAACTGGATTTGGGGATTGTGAAGCTGGATCTAGTGAAAAAGAGGGATGACAAGTACAACATATCAACTGACTCCCTGAAGGCTGCCAGGGCTGAACTGGCGGTGCCGGAGCCGGAGCGGATTAATCCAGAGGCAGATTACTGGAAGCAGAATGGAAAGGGGTTTGCAATCGAGGTGGAGAGCACAGAGATGAAGAAAATAGCAGCATTCCCATAA